The following is a genomic window from Candidatus Aminicenantes bacterium.
TGACCCGGGCCAGGGTCTTGATGGCCAGGGTCTTGGCCAGGCCCGGCACCCCCTCGAGCAGGATGTGCCCCGATGCCAGCAGGGCGATCATCATCCGCTCGAGCAGCTCCTTCTGGCCGACGATGACCTTGGCCATCTCGGCCATGGTCTGCTCGATGGCCTGGCTGTCCTCCTTGATCCTTTCGTTGATGAAGGTCAGGTCGTGGCTCATT
Proteins encoded in this region:
- a CDS encoding ATPase; protein product: MSHDLTFINERIKEDSQAIEQTMAEMAKVIVGQKELLERMMIALLASGHILLEGVPGLAKTLAIKTLARV